A part of Sulfurifustis variabilis genomic DNA contains:
- a CDS encoding TfoX/Sxy family protein — MTRTDSLQEYVADQLAALDGVRFRRMFGGYGIYRGERFFGILHRGRLYFRAGEDDRGKYVAQGMKPFRPSARQTLTSYFEVPADVIEDSETLVAWAERALAATSAPGKKTRRRAAGRIAAASPAGRRRRT; from the coding sequence GTGACGCGAACCGATTCGTTGCAGGAATACGTCGCGGACCAGCTCGCCGCGCTCGACGGCGTGCGATTTCGCCGCATGTTCGGCGGCTACGGTATCTATCGCGGAGAGCGATTCTTCGGGATCCTGCACCGCGGTCGGCTCTATTTTCGAGCGGGCGAGGACGACCGGGGGAAGTACGTTGCGCAGGGCATGAAGCCGTTCCGTCCGAGCGCCAGGCAGACCCTGACGAGCTATTTCGAGGTCCCGGCCGACGTGATCGAGGACAGCGAAACGCTGGTTGCGTGGGCGGAGCGTGCGCTTGCGGCGACGTCGGCGCCCGGAAAGAAGACCCGGCGACGCGCGGCCGGCCGTATTGCCGCCGCGTCGCCGGCCGGCCGACGTCGAAGAACCTGA
- a CDS encoding AAA family ATPase — protein sequence MTTPSGNSATEFEFMSGLVQNVWDFTDMTLKTRFAQALERGVARYPIFRSVRIAARRDLEALFDDLAVNLGWRATRLDTGNVILDAEGLFVSARGFRKADYASCQFAIWAKDVESAARARDALLARIGDAIITEPMFSIDWHFLTAKNELENADIEEMADDVLHDAAYPELETSLPDFIHRYLASPETVLVLQGPPGTGKTRLIRAILAEISRRKAGNAHVLYTADKRTTENDEIFVKFITGWHDVFVVEDADHLLRPRAEGNENLHRFLTIADGVVRAQGRKIIFSTNLPNIGDLDDALIRPGRCFARVHTRGLVAEEAQRLLESLSGGSRDRAAAAWSRLRASADRTYSLAEIYKTLEAR from the coding sequence ATGACGACGCCATCCGGCAATTCCGCGACCGAATTCGAATTCATGTCCGGCCTGGTCCAGAACGTCTGGGACTTCACCGACATGACCCTCAAGACACGCTTCGCGCAGGCGCTCGAAAGAGGCGTCGCGCGCTACCCGATCTTCCGCTCGGTACGGATCGCCGCGCGCCGGGACCTGGAAGCGCTGTTCGACGATCTCGCGGTGAACCTCGGCTGGCGCGCGACGCGACTGGACACGGGCAACGTCATCCTCGACGCGGAAGGGCTCTTCGTTTCCGCGCGCGGATTCCGCAAGGCCGACTACGCCTCGTGCCAGTTCGCCATCTGGGCGAAGGACGTGGAATCGGCCGCGCGGGCGCGCGACGCGCTGCTGGCGCGCATCGGCGACGCGATCATCACCGAGCCGATGTTCTCCATCGACTGGCACTTCCTCACCGCCAAGAACGAGCTGGAAAACGCCGACATCGAGGAGATGGCCGACGACGTCCTGCACGACGCCGCGTACCCGGAGCTCGAAACCAGCCTCCCGGATTTCATCCACCGGTACCTCGCTTCTCCGGAGACGGTCCTGGTGCTCCAGGGTCCGCCCGGCACCGGGAAAACCCGCCTGATCCGCGCCATCCTCGCCGAGATCTCGCGCCGCAAGGCGGGCAACGCGCACGTGCTCTACACCGCCGACAAGCGCACGACGGAGAACGACGAGATCTTCGTGAAGTTCATCACCGGCTGGCACGACGTGTTCGTCGTCGAGGACGCCGACCACCTCCTGCGGCCGCGCGCCGAGGGCAACGAGAACCTGCACCGCTTCCTGACGATCGCCGACGGCGTCGTCCGGGCGCAGGGCCGCAAGATCATCTTCTCCACCAACCTGCCCAACATCGGCGACCTGGACGACGCCCTGATCCGCCCCGGGCGCTGCTTCGCCCGGGTGCACACGCGCGGGCTGGTGGCGGAAGAGGCGCAGCGCCTCCTGGAAAGCCTGAGCGGCGGAAGCCGCGACCGCGCGGCCGCGGCCTGGAGCCGGTTGCGCGCCTCGGCGGACAGGACGTACTCGCTCGCGGAGATCTACAAGACGCTCGAGGCCCGATGA
- a CDS encoding ABC-F family ATPase, translating into MISTANLTMQFGAKPLFENISVKFGNGNRYGLIGANGCGKSTLMKILGGDLEPTSGNVSVDAHERLGKLRQDQFAFEDYTVLDTVIMGHAELWRVKNERDRIYGLPEMSEADGMKVGELEVEFAELDGYTAEARAGELLLGVGIPLEQHAGPMSAVAPGWKLRVLLAQALFADPDILLLDEPTNNLDIHTIRWLEGVLNARASTMIIISHDRHFLNSVCTHMADLDYGELRVYPGNYDEYMTAATQARERLLADNARKKAQIAELQTFVSRFSANASKARQATSRARQIEKIKLEDVKPSSRVSPFIRFDQDKKLYRQALEAEGLSKGYGETVLFRGLDLRVEVGERVAVIGPNGIGKSTLLRTLVGELPPDSGRVKMSESASIGYFAQDHAADFDSDLSLYDWMSQWGRPGDDEQAIRAVLGRMLFSRDECAKPVRVLSGGEQGRMLFGKLILQRPNVMVLDEPTNHLDMESIESLNLALENYPGTLIFVSHDREFVSSLATRILELTPKGIVNFNGSYDDYLRSQGIESMPAPAYGARRAESGR; encoded by the coding sequence TTGATCTCCACCGCCAACCTCACCATGCAGTTCGGCGCCAAGCCGCTGTTCGAGAACATTTCGGTCAAGTTCGGCAACGGCAACCGCTACGGCCTGATCGGGGCCAACGGCTGCGGCAAGTCGACCCTGATGAAGATCCTGGGCGGCGACCTCGAGCCGACCTCGGGCAACGTCTCGGTCGACGCCCACGAGCGCCTCGGCAAGCTCAGACAGGACCAGTTCGCGTTCGAGGACTACACGGTGCTCGACACCGTGATCATGGGCCATGCGGAGCTCTGGCGGGTGAAGAACGAGCGCGACCGCATCTACGGGCTGCCGGAGATGAGCGAGGCGGACGGGATGAAGGTGGGCGAGCTCGAGGTCGAGTTCGCCGAGCTCGACGGCTACACCGCCGAGGCGCGCGCCGGCGAGCTGTTGCTCGGGGTCGGCATCCCGCTCGAGCAGCATGCGGGCCCGATGAGCGCCGTAGCGCCGGGCTGGAAGCTGCGGGTGCTGCTGGCGCAGGCGCTCTTCGCCGACCCGGACATCCTGCTGCTCGACGAGCCGACCAACAACCTCGATATCCACACCATCCGCTGGCTAGAGGGCGTGCTGAACGCGCGCGCGAGCACGATGATCATCATCTCGCACGACCGGCATTTTCTGAACAGCGTGTGCACGCACATGGCGGATCTCGATTACGGCGAGCTGCGCGTGTACCCGGGCAACTACGACGAGTACATGACCGCCGCGACCCAGGCGCGCGAGCGGCTGCTCGCCGACAACGCCCGGAAGAAGGCGCAGATCGCGGAGCTCCAGACCTTCGTCAGCCGCTTCTCGGCCAACGCCTCGAAGGCCCGGCAGGCCACCTCGCGCGCGCGGCAGATCGAGAAGATCAAGCTCGAGGACGTGAAGCCGTCGAGCCGCGTGAGCCCGTTCATCCGCTTCGACCAGGACAAGAAGCTCTATCGCCAGGCCCTCGAGGCCGAGGGCCTGAGCAAGGGCTACGGGGAGACGGTGCTGTTCCGCGGCCTCGACCTGCGGGTCGAGGTCGGCGAGCGCGTCGCCGTGATCGGCCCTAACGGCATCGGCAAGTCGACGCTCCTGCGCACCCTGGTCGGCGAGCTTCCGCCGGACAGCGGCCGGGTGAAGATGTCGGAGAGCGCCAGCATCGGCTACTTCGCCCAGGACCACGCCGCGGACTTCGACAGCGATCTCAGCCTCTACGACTGGATGAGCCAGTGGGGGAGGCCGGGCGACGACGAGCAGGCGATCCGCGCGGTGCTCGGGCGGATGCTGTTCTCGCGCGACGAGTGCGCCAAACCCGTGCGGGTGCTCTCCGGCGGCGAGCAGGGGCGCATGCTCTTCGGCAAGCTGATCCTGCAGCGCCCGAACGTGATGGTCCTCGACGAGCCGACCAACCACCTCGACATGGAATCGATCGAGTCGCTCAATCTCGCGCTCGAGAACTACCCCGGCACCCTCATCTTCGTCAGCCACGACCGGGAGTTCGTCTCGTCGCTCGCCACGCGCATCCTCGAGCTGACGCCCAAAGGGATCGTCAACTTCAACGGCAGCTACGACGACTACCTGCGCAGCCAGGGTATTGAATCCATGCCCGCCCCGGCTTACGGTGCCAGGCGCGCCGAGAGCGGCCGATAA
- a CDS encoding M48 family metallopeptidase — MNRTIALVLVSLLASGCATTGGVTSFTNAGDTANLHEKERRLWHEASGVDSTIERSGQIYEDRRATAYLQGVMDRLYPEFKGKIQVHLYDSTQLNAFALPNGSIYFNIGLLARMENEAQLAAVLAHEAAHFIEKHSFRQRVSAKNLSAFAVSGIPFASLAAVSSISGFSRDLEREADMKGYERLTKAGYDPHEAHKVFEHLASEVKALGIEEPYFFSSHPQLVERIETFKELSARRKKGGRVGAEDYNRVMQAIRLDALRKDVGQDRYKSVILVMEDPGLRRYYPASGYYYLGEAYSRRDEKGDTARALQAWQKAEKLSPRFAPTYKSLGMHYMKTGNKGQARRYFGKYLSLASKDARDRAYVQQYMSSL, encoded by the coding sequence ATGAACAGGACCATTGCACTCGTGCTCGTGTCGCTTCTTGCCAGCGGCTGCGCAACGACGGGCGGCGTGACGTCGTTCACCAACGCCGGCGACACGGCCAACCTGCACGAGAAGGAGCGCCGGCTGTGGCACGAGGCGAGCGGAGTCGACTCGACCATCGAGCGCAGCGGCCAGATCTACGAGGACCGGCGCGCGACCGCCTACCTGCAGGGCGTGATGGACCGTCTTTATCCGGAGTTCAAGGGCAAGATCCAGGTCCACCTCTACGACTCCACGCAGCTCAACGCCTTCGCGCTGCCCAACGGCAGCATCTACTTCAACATCGGCCTGCTCGCGCGGATGGAGAACGAGGCGCAGCTGGCGGCCGTGCTGGCTCACGAGGCCGCCCATTTCATCGAGAAGCACAGCTTCCGGCAGCGCGTGTCGGCCAAGAACCTCTCCGCTTTCGCGGTCTCGGGGATTCCCTTCGCGAGCCTCGCGGCCGTGTCGTCCATCAGCGGGTTCTCGCGCGACCTGGAGCGGGAGGCCGACATGAAGGGCTACGAGCGGCTGACCAAGGCCGGCTACGACCCGCACGAAGCGCACAAGGTGTTCGAGCACCTCGCGAGCGAGGTGAAGGCGCTGGGAATCGAGGAGCCGTATTTCTTCTCGTCCCATCCGCAGCTCGTCGAGCGCATCGAGACGTTCAAGGAGCTGTCCGCCCGGCGGAAGAAGGGCGGCCGCGTCGGGGCGGAGGACTACAACCGCGTCATGCAGGCGATCCGTCTCGACGCCCTGCGCAAGGACGTCGGTCAGGACCGCTACAAGAGCGTCATCCTGGTCATGGAAGATCCCGGGCTGCGCCGTTACTACCCGGCCTCCGGCTATTACTATCTCGGCGAGGCCTACAGCCGCCGGGACGAGAAGGGCGACACCGCCCGGGCGCTCCAGGCCTGGCAGAAGGCGGAAAAGCTGTCGCCCCGTTTCGCGCCCACCTACAAGAGCCTGGGCATGCACTACATGAAGACGGGCAACAAGGGCCAGGCCCGGCGCTATTTCGGCAAGTATCTCAGCCTGGCCTCGAAAGACGCGCGTGACCGGGCCTACGTGCAGCAGTACATGAGCTCATTGTGA
- a CDS encoding NmrA/HSCARG family protein yields the protein MNQQKRIIAVVGATGAQGGGLVRAILNDPDGPFAVRALTRDVNSEKAKALARLGAEVLSANVDDEASLEAAFTGAYGAYCVTFFWDHFSPEKELAEAGAMARAAKAAGIEHVIWSTLEDTRKWVPLGDDRMPTLMGKYKVPHFDAKGEAEQVFRDLGVPTTFLLTSFYWDNLIHFGMNPKRGPDGKLAFTLPMGDKKLPGIAAEDIGRCAYGVFKKGKEYIGKTVGIAGEHLNGAEMAAALSRALGQEVVHNDVSPETYRGFGFPGADDLGNMFQFKRDFNADFRAPRNRENGRALAPSLLTFEQWLARNKGRIPLE from the coding sequence ATGAACCAGCAGAAACGGATTATCGCGGTGGTCGGCGCCACCGGCGCGCAGGGCGGCGGTCTCGTGCGCGCCATCCTGAACGACCCCGACGGTCCCTTCGCCGTCCGGGCGCTCACGCGCGACGTCAATTCGGAAAAGGCGAAAGCGCTCGCCCGTCTCGGCGCCGAGGTGCTGAGCGCGAACGTCGACGACGAGGCGAGCCTCGAGGCGGCTTTCACCGGCGCCTATGGCGCATACTGCGTGACCTTCTTCTGGGATCACTTTTCGCCCGAGAAGGAGCTGGCCGAGGCCGGCGCGATGGCACGCGCGGCGAAGGCGGCCGGAATCGAGCACGTCATCTGGTCCACGCTCGAAGACACCCGCAAATGGGTGCCGCTGGGCGACGACCGCATGCCCACGCTGATGGGCAAGTACAAGGTGCCGCACTTCGATGCCAAGGGCGAAGCCGAGCAGGTGTTCCGCGACCTGGGGGTGCCGACGACCTTCCTCCTCACTTCGTTTTACTGGGACAACCTGATCCACTTCGGCATGAATCCGAAGCGCGGCCCGGACGGCAAGCTCGCCTTCACCCTCCCGATGGGCGACAAGAAGCTCCCGGGCATCGCCGCCGAAGACATCGGCAGGTGCGCCTACGGCGTCTTCAAGAAGGGCAAGGAATATATCGGCAAGACCGTCGGGATCGCCGGTGAGCACCTGAACGGCGCCGAGATGGCTGCCGCCCTCTCCAGGGCGCTCGGCCAGGAGGTGGTGCACAACGACGTGTCGCCCGAGACCTACCGCGGCTTCGGGTTCCCGGGCGCGGACGACCTCGGGAACATGTTCCAGTTCAAGCGCGACTTCAACGCGGATTTCCGCGCCCCCCGCAACCGCGAGAACGGACGGGCGCTCGCTCCGTCGCTCCTGACCTTCGAGCAGTGGCTGGCCAGGAACAAGGGCCGGATTCCGCTGGAGTAA
- a CDS encoding PilT/PilU family type 4a pilus ATPase has protein sequence MTPEQATSYLNSLLKAMLAKKASDLFISNDFPPSMKIDGKMTPVTQQRLNPVQTRALAMAAMNEKQRAEFEVEKECNFAINPQGIGRFRVNIFIQQGCIGMVLRTITTEIPKFDDLHLPPVLKDVSLTKRGLVILVGGTGSGKSTTLAAMIDYRNENSFGHIITIEDPVEYVHKNKNCLVTHREVGTDTNNWFAALKNTLRQAPDVILIGEIRDRDTMEYAVAFAETGHLCMATLHANSANQALDRIINFFPEERRAQLLMDLSLNLKAVVSQRLVPRANGKGRRAAIEILLNTPMVQDLIFKGEVHALKETMSKSKEAGMQTFDQALFDLYEAGEVSYEDAMRNADSVSEFKLAVKLNSKRRGAEEGRPRMELSLQGDAEEENAEASSDQPAASAAASQPASALRAMPPKPTTADR, from the coding sequence ATGACCCCGGAACAGGCGACCAGTTACCTCAACAGTCTGCTCAAGGCCATGCTGGCCAAGAAGGCGTCCGACCTCTTCATCTCCAACGACTTTCCGCCGTCCATGAAGATCGACGGCAAGATGACGCCGGTGACGCAGCAGCGGCTGAATCCGGTCCAGACCCGCGCCCTCGCCATGGCCGCGATGAACGAGAAGCAGCGCGCCGAGTTCGAGGTGGAGAAGGAGTGCAACTTCGCCATCAACCCGCAGGGGATCGGCCGCTTCCGCGTCAACATCTTCATCCAGCAGGGCTGCATCGGCATGGTGCTGCGCACCATCACCACCGAGATCCCGAAATTCGACGACCTGCACCTGCCGCCGGTCCTGAAGGACGTGTCGCTGACCAAGCGGGGGCTCGTGATCCTCGTCGGCGGCACGGGCTCGGGAAAATCCACGACGCTCGCGGCGATGATCGACTACCGCAACGAGAACAGCTTCGGCCACATCATCACGATCGAGGACCCGGTCGAGTACGTGCACAAGAACAAGAACTGCCTCGTCACCCACCGCGAGGTCGGCACCGACACGAACAACTGGTTCGCCGCGCTCAAGAACACGCTGCGCCAGGCCCCGGACGTGATCCTGATCGGCGAGATCCGCGACCGCGACACCATGGAGTACGCCGTCGCCTTCGCCGAGACCGGCCACCTGTGCATGGCGACGCTGCATGCCAACAGCGCCAACCAGGCGCTCGACCGCATCATCAACTTCTTTCCCGAGGAGCGCCGGGCGCAGCTGCTCATGGACCTGTCGCTCAACCTCAAGGCCGTGGTGTCGCAGCGCCTCGTGCCGCGCGCCAACGGCAAGGGCCGGCGCGCGGCGATCGAGATCCTGCTCAACACGCCGATGGTCCAGGACCTGATCTTCAAGGGCGAGGTCCACGCGCTCAAGGAAACGATGTCGAAATCCAAGGAGGCGGGCATGCAGACCTTCGACCAGGCGCTGTTCGATCTCTACGAGGCCGGCGAGGTCAGCTACGAGGACGCCATGCGCAACGCGGACTCGGTGAGCGAGTTCAAGCTGGCCGTCAAGCTGAACAGCAAGCGCCGGGGAGCGGAAGAGGGCCGGCCCAGGATGGAGCTGAGCCTGCAGGGCGACGCCGAGGAGGAGAACGCCGAGGCCTCGTCCGATCAGCCGGCTGCGTCCGCCGCCGCGAGCCAGCCGGCGTCCGCGCTGCGCGCCATGCCGCCCAAGCCGACGACCGCCGACCGCTAG
- a CDS encoding peptidoglycan DD-metalloendopeptidase family protein yields MMFPLLGGALAYVLSHPPAATDPEPAETVAEAPETPPPPAVEPVGEKVDFIVRRNDTLERIFRRLKLSPDDLNAILGLPGVRQALNRIRPGDKVTVVHEDGAVHALNRRISDTEVLAVTRGDDGFAAEILATPIEIKVAHAYGTIESSLFVAARAAGVSPETILQLANDIFGWQIDFALDIRPGDRFHLIYEQKHRDGQYIGDARILAAEFVNDGETHRAVYYASEDGKIDGYFAPDGRSMRLQFLRAPLDFRRVSSNFNPRRRHPILNRIRAHQGVDYSASHGTVIKAAGDGRVGFVGRKGGYGKVMILEHGGGISTLYAHMSGFARGMRPGQRVKQGQTIGYVGSTGAATGPHLHYEYRVNGIHKNPRTVRLPDAAPIPAAYRADFQAKAGLILADLEQVQETTLAAAPAD; encoded by the coding sequence ATGATGTTTCCGCTGCTGGGCGGCGCGCTGGCTTACGTGCTGAGCCACCCGCCGGCGGCCACCGATCCCGAACCGGCCGAAACCGTCGCGGAAGCGCCCGAAACGCCGCCGCCGCCCGCGGTCGAGCCGGTCGGCGAGAAGGTGGACTTCATCGTCCGGCGCAACGACACGCTGGAGCGGATCTTCCGGCGGCTCAAGCTCAGCCCCGATGACCTGAACGCCATCCTCGGCCTGCCCGGCGTGCGCCAGGCGCTCAACCGGATCCGGCCCGGCGACAAGGTCACGGTCGTCCACGAGGACGGCGCCGTCCACGCCCTCAACCGCCGCATCAGCGACACCGAGGTCCTGGCGGTGACGCGCGGGGACGACGGCTTCGCCGCCGAGATCCTCGCGACCCCCATCGAGATCAAGGTCGCGCACGCGTACGGAACCATCGAATCGTCCCTGTTCGTCGCAGCGCGCGCCGCCGGGGTGAGCCCCGAGACCATCCTTCAGCTGGCGAACGACATCTTCGGCTGGCAGATCGACTTCGCGCTCGACATCCGGCCCGGCGACCGCTTCCACCTGATCTACGAGCAGAAGCACCGCGACGGGCAGTACATCGGCGACGCGCGCATACTCGCCGCCGAGTTCGTGAACGACGGCGAGACCCACCGCGCGGTGTACTACGCCTCGGAAGACGGCAAGATCGACGGCTACTTCGCGCCCGACGGCCGCAGCATGCGCCTGCAGTTCCTGCGCGCGCCGCTCGACTTCCGGCGGGTGAGCTCGAACTTCAATCCGCGGCGCCGCCACCCGATTCTCAACCGCATCCGCGCCCACCAGGGCGTCGATTACTCGGCTTCGCACGGGACCGTCATCAAGGCCGCCGGCGACGGCCGCGTCGGCTTCGTCGGCCGGAAGGGCGGGTACGGAAAGGTCATGATCCTGGAACACGGCGGCGGGATCTCGACCCTGTACGCCCACATGTCGGGCTTCGCCCGGGGCATGCGGCCCGGCCAGCGGGTCAAACAGGGCCAGACCATCGGCTACGTCGGCAGCACCGGCGCCGCGACCGGGCCGCACCTGCACTACGAGTACCGCGTCAACGGCATCCACAAGAACCCGCGCACCGTCCGCCTTCCGGACGCCGCGCCGATCCCGGCCGCGTACCGGGCGGACTTCCAGGCCAAGGCCGGCCTGATACTCGCCGACCTGGAGCAGGTGCAGGAAACCACCCTCGCGGCGGCTCCGGCGGACTGA
- a CDS encoding sulfotransferase domain-containing protein: MNARSRPVRWPRKTRELHNHHFDSTIWNDFRFRDDDIVIATYAKSGTTWTQQIVAQMLFNGDPDLPVAELSPWLDLRVPPKAVKLPLVEAQTHRRVIKTHLPVDALVYSPKAKYIYVARDGRDVVWSMYNHHVNANADWYAALNDTPGRVGPPIEPPPADIRRYWRDWMDRDGHPFWPFWDNVRSWWQIRHLPNVLFVHFNNLKRDMPREMRRIARFLDITIDESRWERIVEYCSFDWMKQHATKSVPLGGALWDGGAEVFINKGTNGRWAEVLTPDESAEYEARAVRELGSAAARWLATGEGLQPKASARHLSEIRAFSARADAASVGAHAG; encoded by the coding sequence ATGAACGCGAGGAGCCGACCGGTACGCTGGCCGCGCAAGACGCGCGAGCTGCACAACCACCATTTCGACTCGACGATCTGGAACGATTTCCGCTTCCGCGACGACGACATCGTCATCGCGACCTACGCCAAGTCCGGGACGACCTGGACGCAGCAGATCGTCGCCCAGATGCTCTTCAACGGCGATCCCGATCTCCCGGTCGCGGAGCTTTCCCCGTGGCTGGACCTGCGCGTGCCGCCCAAGGCCGTGAAGCTGCCGCTCGTGGAGGCGCAGACGCACCGGCGCGTCATCAAGACCCATCTGCCGGTCGATGCGCTGGTCTACTCGCCGAAGGCGAAGTACATCTACGTGGCGCGCGACGGCCGCGACGTGGTGTGGAGCATGTACAACCACCACGTGAACGCGAACGCCGACTGGTACGCCGCGCTCAACGACACGCCCGGCCGGGTCGGGCCGCCCATCGAGCCGCCGCCGGCCGACATCCGCCGGTACTGGCGCGACTGGATGGACAGGGACGGCCACCCGTTCTGGCCGTTCTGGGACAACGTCCGCAGCTGGTGGCAGATCCGCCATCTACCCAACGTGCTGTTCGTCCATTTCAACAACCTCAAGCGCGACATGCCGCGGGAGATGCGCCGCATCGCGCGCTTCCTCGACATCACGATCGACGAATCGCGCTGGGAGCGGATCGTCGAATACTGCTCGTTCGACTGGATGAAGCAGCACGCAACGAAGAGCGTGCCGCTCGGCGGCGCCCTTTGGGACGGCGGCGCGGAGGTCTTCATCAACAAGGGCACGAACGGCCGCTGGGCCGAGGTGCTGACGCCCGACGAGTCGGCGGAATACGAGGCCCGCGCGGTCCGTGAGCTCGGATCGGCGGCCGCGCGCTGGCTCGCGACCGGCGAGGGTCTCCAGCCGAAAGCGTCCGCGAGACACCTGAGCGAAATTCGCGCTTTTTCCGCGCGGGCCGACGCCGCGAGCGTCGGAGCACATGCCGGCTGA
- a CDS encoding GGDEF domain-containing protein, whose translation MRRTGLRIRLPSPGAKGRGKGAKPGAIAAALITDADEFPAIELATEPETVDLAEIDLDFAGDETRHTDSTTVRAAGGMAAAPAGAADLAAVDLFRDVRAASLAEFAAQTRVIEAAPGSVLQAADQLSDRIFFVIAGELRMYGDFREKRPRGIVDAGQSVGLHWALLQQPTEVAIVATEFARVLEVRLPQLDEFARRSHAFACNVNALYAAYLRGDNCLNVGARALAALHHRRGYTDELTQLHNERWLTAMLPRLLGRTRFDRAPLTVAMLAVDRLDKIHHEFGTIAGEQILAAVGQLLLDATRTTDLLACDDNRRFVAILPNTPADGGRILCERLLEEARVLRIGAPDDRPLPALTLSCGLVQFDGTTSAPQLIERLNALVQRAAEDGGDLLRA comes from the coding sequence ATGCGCAGAACCGGCCTTAGGATCAGACTCCCGTCCCCGGGCGCGAAGGGACGAGGGAAAGGGGCGAAACCGGGAGCAATCGCCGCGGCCCTGATCACCGACGCGGATGAATTCCCGGCGATCGAGCTCGCGACCGAGCCCGAGACCGTCGATCTCGCCGAGATCGACCTCGATTTCGCCGGCGACGAGACGCGGCACACCGATTCGACGACCGTCCGGGCGGCCGGCGGAATGGCGGCGGCGCCCGCCGGCGCGGCCGACCTCGCCGCGGTCGATCTGTTTCGCGACGTCCGCGCGGCCAGTCTCGCCGAATTCGCCGCCCAGACCCGCGTCATCGAGGCGGCGCCGGGCAGCGTGCTGCAGGCCGCCGACCAGCTGAGCGACCGGATCTTCTTCGTCATCGCGGGCGAGCTGCGCATGTACGGCGACTTCAGGGAGAAGCGGCCGCGCGGCATCGTCGACGCCGGGCAGTCGGTCGGATTGCACTGGGCGCTGCTCCAGCAGCCGACCGAAGTCGCGATCGTCGCCACCGAGTTCGCGCGCGTGCTCGAGGTCCGGCTGCCGCAGCTCGACGAGTTCGCCCGCCGCTCGCACGCCTTCGCCTGCAACGTCAACGCGCTCTACGCCGCCTACCTGCGCGGCGACAACTGCCTGAACGTCGGCGCCCGCGCGCTCGCGGCGCTGCATCATCGCCGCGGCTACACCGACGAGCTGACGCAACTGCACAACGAGCGCTGGCTGACGGCGATGCTGCCGCGCCTGCTGGGACGCACCCGGTTCGACCGCGCGCCGCTCACGGTCGCGATGCTGGCGGTCGACCGGCTCGACAAGATCCACCACGAGTTCGGCACCATCGCCGGGGAGCAGATCCTCGCGGCCGTCGGCCAGCTGCTGCTGGACGCGACGCGCACCACCGACCTGCTCGCCTGCGACGACAACCGGCGCTTCGTCGCCATCCTGCCGAACACGCCCGCCGACGGCGGCCGGATTCTCTGCGAGCGGCTCCTGGAGGAGGCGCGCGTGCTCCGGATCGGCGCGCCCGACGATCGCCCGCTTCCCGCCCTCACCCTCTCCTGCGGCCTCGTGCAGTTCGACGGCACGACGTCCGCCCCCCAGCTGATCGAGCGGTTGAACGCGCTGGTGCAGAGGGCGGCCGAGGACGGCGGCGACCTGCTGCGCGCGTAA